The stretch of DNA GCGGACCCACCAAAGTTGGTGTTGCGCTTGTGGACATCCTGACCGGGATGAATGCCGTTCAGGGAATTTTGCTCGCTCTCAAAGCCCGCGATGATGCTCCCAAGGAAAGTTGGAGTGGCCAACTGATTGAGGTCGATTTGCTGACTAGTTTGCTCAGTGCCCTCACAAATCAAGCTGGTGCGGCACTCAATGCAGGAGTGACCCCCTACCGCCTCGGGAACGCTCACCCCAGCATTGCTCCCTATGAGCTCTTTGATGCTCTGGATCGCCCATTACTTATTGCTGTGGGTAACGATAAACAGTTCCACACCCTCGTGAACCTGTTAGGCCGTGAAGAACTCGCAACAGATCATCGCTTTGCTGATAACCCTCGGCGTGCGACCAATCGAACTGAATTGCGCACGGAACTTGAGAAAGTACTGGTGACAGAGTCAGGATCACATTGGGTTGCGCTGCTCAGGGCCCAAGGAGTTCCTGCTGGTTTGGTCAACACCATTCCTGAGGCCTTCGACTTCGCCAATGCTCTAGGTCTCAATACTGTCGTGGACATCGCATACCCTGAGGGTTCGTCCAGCACAAGACAAGTAACTAACCCCATTCATATTCGAGGTCGCGAAGCGACCTACCGGCTTGCCCCGCCAGCGTTGGGAGAGCATAGTGAAAAGGTCGGTTGGCTTTCGTCAACTGATACACAGTAAGGAAAACAAATGAGTACCGCTAAATATCCTGACGTATCTCTGGCCGATGAGGTCTTTGACTTTCACGCGCTGCTGAGCCCAGAAGAAAAAGAGTGGGCCATGAAGGCTCGAGACTTTGCTCAGACAGAAATCCGTCCCGTGATTGAGGAGGATTTCGATAAAAAGTATTTCCGTAAAGAACTCATTCCACTTATTGCTCAGCAAGGCTTCCTCGGAATGCACATTAAAGGCTATGGCTGCGCTGGTGCTTCCGCGGTGAGCTACGGACTCGTCTGTCTGGAGATGGAAGCCGTAGACAGTGGATGGCGAACTTTTG from Aurantimicrobium sp. MWH-Uga1 encodes:
- a CDS encoding CaiB/BaiF CoA-transferase family protein; the encoded protein is MSTASAHQGGILSGLRVLDFSRVLAGPYATMTLADFGADVIKVESDSGDDTRAWLPPADEQGVSTYFSSVNRNKRSVVIDLRTEEGYAQVTELLATADVVIENFRPGVMTKLGLDFDQARKINPGLIYCSITGFGSGKGASLAGYDLLVQAVGGLMSITGPEDGGPTKVGVALVDILTGMNAVQGILLALKARDDAPKESWSGQLIEVDLLTSLLSALTNQAGAALNAGVTPYRLGNAHPSIAPYELFDALDRPLLIAVGNDKQFHTLVNLLGREELATDHRFADNPRRATNRTELRTELEKVLVTESGSHWVALLRAQGVPAGLVNTIPEAFDFANALGLNTVVDIAYPEGSSSTRQVTNPIHIRGREATYRLAPPALGEHSEKVGWLSSTDTQ